The proteins below are encoded in one region of Phaseolus vulgaris cultivar G19833 chromosome 1, P. vulgaris v2.0, whole genome shotgun sequence:
- the LOC137816059 gene encoding uncharacterized protein codes for MKSKLREEIMEEMRKETDLMWLKMKKENDRMRQEFLSQQVCAEPIEPLVSPTPKSTKGSCAAPPTSGDDINGQTEDCELLVVGGKLPRVVALGKVYTNATTLHNVPLSPDVAKVTVEKVRFPDARVPLPSDESSFDLCPNLM; via the exons atgaagagtaagttacgtgaagaaataatggaggagatgagaaaggagactgatttgatgtggctgaagatgaaaaaggagaatgatcgaatgcgacaagagtttctatcgcaacaagtttgtgctgagccgattgaaccccttgttagtcccactcccaagagcacaaaggggagttgtgcggctcctccaacatcaggggatgatatcaatgggcagacagaggattgtgagctactggtagtgggcggcaaacttcctcgggtggtggcacttggaaaagtctatacaaacgccaccaccttacataacgttcctctctcccctgatgtggcgaaggtaacagttgaaaaagtacgatttcctgatgctcgtgttccactaccttcagatgag agctcattcgatctatgcccgaacctcatgtaa
- the LOC137816196 gene encoding uncharacterized protein: MASLRLIASQIGNDPFPVPWDNTFFQINTELPLMIYNTDLSEFISGKQELNISIIQFFMMFLHRVCITEGKENMYGFVDPAYTNPVGPNSTETQAYITNILEKEGKQIYLCPYINEHHWQLLVLSMVDKTAVWFCSLHKKMPTKFKDIIDTSWRGYNILKGRSSSNNLNYIRVKVCNFFLSLLSLFINILTYYFLLNYSVINNQEAMSVAITLCNG, translated from the exons atggcttccctacgtctcattgctagtcagattggcaatgatccttttccagttccgtgggataatacattttttcaaatcaacactgaactgccactgatgatttacaacacagatttatcagaatttatatctgggaaacaggagctcaatataagtataattcaattttttatgat gtttttgcatagagtctgtatcactgaggggaaagaaaatatgtatggattcgtagatcctgcatatactaatcccgttggaccaaactcaactgagactcaagcatacatcactaacatcctggaaaaagagggaaaacaaatttatttatgcccttatattaatga gcatcattggcagttacttgtcttatcaatggttgataagactgctgtgtggttctgttccctacacaagaagatgcccacaaaatttaaggatatcattgatac ttcatggcgtggatataacatcctaaaaggtcgatccagttcaaataatttgaactacataagagtaaaggtttgtaatttttttctttctctattatcattgtttatcaatatactaacatattactttttattgaattatagtgtaataaacaaccaggaagctatgagtgtggctattacattatgcaatggatga
- the LOC137814312 gene encoding BRCA1-associated RING domain protein 1 isoform X4: MDDSAKPNAGKTKLLNPWMLHFQKLALELKCPLCLGLFKRPVLLPCNHLFCDSCLADCITAGAGSECAVCDAKYAQTDVRHVTFVENVVAIYRSLEATFCASLFQQRDERVLEPCQAVLNSTSSSIKAGKLPRNLPNVNKVGVVKNLKSKIAVHDRAEELELSHGRGKPNLMLSSHMEMDVNQVTQSAPDSPPFCDTKGSDNDCSDQDSEHPLPPPDRLGNSSLKRASTGNVKLNEKMGQLRSESSASETEGLERDTKRQKIIVHKSGKDPGAQLAIDAPNDFSPTGSICSFCQSSKTSEVTGPMLHYANGNLVSGVAAMKPNVIPVHRSCIDWAPQVYFAGEVVKNLKAELARGAKLKCSKCNLKGAALGCYVKSCRRTYHVPCAMDISTCRWDHEDFLLLCPLHSNVKFPCEKSRSKKQAARKHPNLSHLSSHNSNTHEASQDDCKNMVFCGSALSNEEKVLLIDYASTIGATVTKFWTSNVTHVIASTDANGACSRTLKVLMAILNGRWVLKLDWIKACMEEKNPVEEQPYEIGVDNQGCQGGPRAGRLRALANEPKLFSSLKFYFSGDYVSTYKEDLEELIEVGGGTVLRSKEELEAERQECKVNSSKLLVVYNLDPPQGCKLGEEVSILWQRLNDAEDLAANTLQVIGHTWILESIAACKLQPFVN; encoded by the exons atggaTGATTCCGCAAAACCTAACGCCGGTAAAACCAAGCTTCTCAATCCATGGATGCTTCACTTCCAGAAGCTCGCTCTCGAACTCAAGTGCCCTCTCTG TCTGGGCTTGTTCAAGAGGCCGGTGTTACTGCCTTGCAACCACCTGTTCTGCGA TTCATGCTTAGCTGATTGCATAACGGCTGGGGCTGGTTCTGAATGTGCTGTTTGTGATGCAAAGTATGCTCAAACAG ATGTAAGGCACGTGACTTTTGTGGAGAATGTGGTAGCAATATATAGAAGCTTGGAGGCTACCTTTTGTGCTAGTTTGTTTCAGCAAC GTGATGAGAGGGTTTTGGAGCCATGCCAAGCAGTTCTTAATTCAACTTCTAGTAGTATAAAAGCTGGCAAGCTTCCTCGGAATTTGCCTAATGTGAACAAGGTTGGGGTTGTCAAGAATCTCAAATCCAAGATTGCAGTGCATGATAGAGCTGAAGAGCTTGAGTTGTCTCATGGGAGAGGGAAGCCTAATCTGATGCTATCTTCCCATATGGAAATGGATGTGAATCAAGTGACACAGTCAGCCCCAGACAGCCCTCCTTTTTGTGATACCAAAGGTTCAGATAATGACTGCAGTGATCAAGACAGTGAACAT CCATTACCTCCTCCTGATAGACTGGGTAATTCTTCCTTAAAGAGAGCTAGTACAGGAAATGTAAAATTGAACGAGAAAATGGGACAATTAAGGTCAGAAAGTTCAGCCTCTGAAACTGAGGGTCTTGAAAGGGATACCAAGAGACAGAAAATTATTGTCCATAAATCTGGAAAGGACCCCGGTGCACAATTGGCAATAGATGCTCCAAATGACTTTTCTCCAACTGGAAGTATCTGTTCATTTTGCCAATCTTCTAAAACCTCCGAG GTTACTGGACCAATGCTGCATTATGCTAATGGAAACTTAGTTAGTGGAGTTGCAGCAATGAAGCCAAATGTTATTCCTGTGCACAGAAGTTGTATTGACTG GGCACCACAAGTGTACTTTGCTGGTGAAGTGGTTAAGAATCTGAAGGCAGAATTGGCCAGGGGAGCAAAACTTAAATGCAGTAAATGTAATCTAAAGGGAGCAGCTCTTGGTTGCTATGTCAAATCATGCCGAAGAACTTATCATGTTCCTTGTGCTATGGACATCTCAACTTGTCGTTGGGATCAT GAGGACTTTCTTTTGCTCTGTCCCCTCCATTCAAATGTaaaatttccatgtgagaaatCTAGGTCTAAGAAACAGGCAGCTCGGAAGCATCCCAATTTGTCTCACCT GTCATCTCACAACTCAAATACTCATGAAGCTTCACAGGATGATTGTAAAAATATGGTTTTCTGTGGATCTGCTTTATCAAATGAAGAAAAG GTACTTTTGATAGATTATGCAAGCACGATTGGTGCAACTGTGACGAAATTCTGGACCTCAAATGTTACACATGTAATTGCGTCAACTGATGCAAATGGAGCATGCTCAAGGACATTGAAAGTTCTCATGGCCATTCTAAATGGACGATGGGTTCTAAAATTGGATT GGATAAAAGCATGCATGGAAGAGAAAAATCCTGTAGAAGAACAACCATATGAAATTGGTGTTGACAACCAAGGGTGTCAAGGTGGCCCAAGAGCTGGCAGACTTAGGGCATTGGCCAAT GAGCCAAAGCTATTCAGTagcttaaaattttatttttctgggGATTATGTGTCAACTTATAAGGAAGATCTTGAAGAATTGATTGAAGTGGGTGGAGGCACTGTTTTGAGAAGCAAGGAAGAATTGGAAGCCGAAAGACAGGAATGCAAAGTGAATTCTTCGAAGTTGCTGGTTGTTTACAACCTTGATCCCCCACAAGGATGCAAGTTGGGAGAAGAAGTATCAATTCTCTGGCAAAGGCTAAACGACGCAGAGGATTTAGCTGCTAATACTTTACAAGTGATTGGTCACACGTGGATTCTTGAATCAATTGCTGCATGTAAATTGCAGCCTTTTGTTAACTAA
- the LOC137814312 gene encoding BRCA1-associated RING domain protein 1 isoform X3: MDDSAKPNAGKTKLLNPWMLHFQKLALELKCPLCLGLFKRPVLLPCNHLFCDSCLADCITAGAGSECAVCDAKYAQTDVRHVTFVENVVAIYRSLEATFCASLFQQRSSGDERVLEPCQAVLNSTSSSIKAGKLPRNLPNVNKVGVVKNLKSKIAVHDRAEELELSHGRGKPNLMLSSHMEMDVNQVTQSAPDSPPFCDTKGSDNDCSDQDSEHPLPPPDRLGNSSLKRASTGNVKLNEKMGQLRSESSASETEGLERDTKRQKIIVHKSGKDPGAQLAIDAPNDFSPTGSICSFCQSSKTSEVTGPMLHYANGNLVSGVAAMKPNVIPVHRSCIDWAPQVYFAGEVVKNLKAELARGAKLKCSKCNLKGAALGCYVKSCRRTYHVPCAMDISTCRWDHEDFLLLCPLHSNVKFPCEKSRSKKQAARKHPNLSHLSSHNSNTHEASQDDCKNMVFCGSALSNEEKVLLIDYASTIGATVTKFWTSNVTHVIASTDANGACSRTLKVLMAILNGRWVLKLDWIKACMEEKNPVEEQPYEIGVDNQGCQGGPRAGRLRALANEPKLFSSLKFYFSGDYVSTYKEDLEELIEVGGGTVLRSKEELEAERQECKVNSSKLLVVYNLDPPQGCKLGEEVSILWQRLNDAEDLAANTLQVIGHTWILESIAACKLQPFVN; the protein is encoded by the exons atggaTGATTCCGCAAAACCTAACGCCGGTAAAACCAAGCTTCTCAATCCATGGATGCTTCACTTCCAGAAGCTCGCTCTCGAACTCAAGTGCCCTCTCTG TCTGGGCTTGTTCAAGAGGCCGGTGTTACTGCCTTGCAACCACCTGTTCTGCGA TTCATGCTTAGCTGATTGCATAACGGCTGGGGCTGGTTCTGAATGTGCTGTTTGTGATGCAAAGTATGCTCAAACAG ATGTAAGGCACGTGACTTTTGTGGAGAATGTGGTAGCAATATATAGAAGCTTGGAGGCTACCTTTTGTGCTAGTTTGTTTCAGCAACGTTCGTCTG GTGATGAGAGGGTTTTGGAGCCATGCCAAGCAGTTCTTAATTCAACTTCTAGTAGTATAAAAGCTGGCAAGCTTCCTCGGAATTTGCCTAATGTGAACAAGGTTGGGGTTGTCAAGAATCTCAAATCCAAGATTGCAGTGCATGATAGAGCTGAAGAGCTTGAGTTGTCTCATGGGAGAGGGAAGCCTAATCTGATGCTATCTTCCCATATGGAAATGGATGTGAATCAAGTGACACAGTCAGCCCCAGACAGCCCTCCTTTTTGTGATACCAAAGGTTCAGATAATGACTGCAGTGATCAAGACAGTGAACAT CCATTACCTCCTCCTGATAGACTGGGTAATTCTTCCTTAAAGAGAGCTAGTACAGGAAATGTAAAATTGAACGAGAAAATGGGACAATTAAGGTCAGAAAGTTCAGCCTCTGAAACTGAGGGTCTTGAAAGGGATACCAAGAGACAGAAAATTATTGTCCATAAATCTGGAAAGGACCCCGGTGCACAATTGGCAATAGATGCTCCAAATGACTTTTCTCCAACTGGAAGTATCTGTTCATTTTGCCAATCTTCTAAAACCTCCGAG GTTACTGGACCAATGCTGCATTATGCTAATGGAAACTTAGTTAGTGGAGTTGCAGCAATGAAGCCAAATGTTATTCCTGTGCACAGAAGTTGTATTGACTG GGCACCACAAGTGTACTTTGCTGGTGAAGTGGTTAAGAATCTGAAGGCAGAATTGGCCAGGGGAGCAAAACTTAAATGCAGTAAATGTAATCTAAAGGGAGCAGCTCTTGGTTGCTATGTCAAATCATGCCGAAGAACTTATCATGTTCCTTGTGCTATGGACATCTCAACTTGTCGTTGGGATCAT GAGGACTTTCTTTTGCTCTGTCCCCTCCATTCAAATGTaaaatttccatgtgagaaatCTAGGTCTAAGAAACAGGCAGCTCGGAAGCATCCCAATTTGTCTCACCT GTCATCTCACAACTCAAATACTCATGAAGCTTCACAGGATGATTGTAAAAATATGGTTTTCTGTGGATCTGCTTTATCAAATGAAGAAAAG GTACTTTTGATAGATTATGCAAGCACGATTGGTGCAACTGTGACGAAATTCTGGACCTCAAATGTTACACATGTAATTGCGTCAACTGATGCAAATGGAGCATGCTCAAGGACATTGAAAGTTCTCATGGCCATTCTAAATGGACGATGGGTTCTAAAATTGGATT GGATAAAAGCATGCATGGAAGAGAAAAATCCTGTAGAAGAACAACCATATGAAATTGGTGTTGACAACCAAGGGTGTCAAGGTGGCCCAAGAGCTGGCAGACTTAGGGCATTGGCCAAT GAGCCAAAGCTATTCAGTagcttaaaattttatttttctgggGATTATGTGTCAACTTATAAGGAAGATCTTGAAGAATTGATTGAAGTGGGTGGAGGCACTGTTTTGAGAAGCAAGGAAGAATTGGAAGCCGAAAGACAGGAATGCAAAGTGAATTCTTCGAAGTTGCTGGTTGTTTACAACCTTGATCCCCCACAAGGATGCAAGTTGGGAGAAGAAGTATCAATTCTCTGGCAAAGGCTAAACGACGCAGAGGATTTAGCTGCTAATACTTTACAAGTGATTGGTCACACGTGGATTCTTGAATCAATTGCTGCATGTAAATTGCAGCCTTTTGTTAACTAA
- the LOC137814312 gene encoding BRCA1-associated RING domain protein 1 isoform X1, translated as MIPQNLTPVKPSFSIHGCFTSRSSLSNSSALSAASLFNGFSVVVVVVCVGAGSCSLGLFKRPVLLPCNHLFCDSCLADCITAGAGSECAVCDAKYAQTDVRHVTFVENVVAIYRSLEATFCASLFQQRSSGDERVLEPCQAVLNSTSSSIKAGKLPRNLPNVNKVGVVKNLKSKIAVHDRAEELELSHGRGKPNLMLSSHMEMDVNQVTQSAPDSPPFCDTKGSDNDCSDQDSEHPLPPPDRLGNSSLKRASTGNVKLNEKMGQLRSESSASETEGLERDTKRQKIIVHKSGKDPGAQLAIDAPNDFSPTGSICSFCQSSKTSEVTGPMLHYANGNLVSGVAAMKPNVIPVHRSCIDWAPQVYFAGEVVKNLKAELARGAKLKCSKCNLKGAALGCYVKSCRRTYHVPCAMDISTCRWDHEDFLLLCPLHSNVKFPCEKSRSKKQAARKHPNLSHLSSHNSNTHEASQDDCKNMVFCGSALSNEEKVLLIDYASTIGATVTKFWTSNVTHVIASTDANGACSRTLKVLMAILNGRWVLKLDWIKACMEEKNPVEEQPYEIGVDNQGCQGGPRAGRLRALANEPKLFSSLKFYFSGDYVSTYKEDLEELIEVGGGTVLRSKEELEAERQECKVNSSKLLVVYNLDPPQGCKLGEEVSILWQRLNDAEDLAANTLQVIGHTWILESIAACKLQPFVN; from the exons aTGATTCCGCAAAACCTAACGCCGGTAAAACCAAGCTTCTCAATCCATGGATGCTTCACTTCCAGAAGCTCGCTCTCGAACTCAAGTGCCCTCTCTG cAGCTAGTTTGTTTAATGGATTttctgttgttgttgttgttgtctgTGTTGGCGCTGGATCTTGCAGTCTGGGCTTGTTCAAGAGGCCGGTGTTACTGCCTTGCAACCACCTGTTCTGCGA TTCATGCTTAGCTGATTGCATAACGGCTGGGGCTGGTTCTGAATGTGCTGTTTGTGATGCAAAGTATGCTCAAACAG ATGTAAGGCACGTGACTTTTGTGGAGAATGTGGTAGCAATATATAGAAGCTTGGAGGCTACCTTTTGTGCTAGTTTGTTTCAGCAACGTTCGTCTG GTGATGAGAGGGTTTTGGAGCCATGCCAAGCAGTTCTTAATTCAACTTCTAGTAGTATAAAAGCTGGCAAGCTTCCTCGGAATTTGCCTAATGTGAACAAGGTTGGGGTTGTCAAGAATCTCAAATCCAAGATTGCAGTGCATGATAGAGCTGAAGAGCTTGAGTTGTCTCATGGGAGAGGGAAGCCTAATCTGATGCTATCTTCCCATATGGAAATGGATGTGAATCAAGTGACACAGTCAGCCCCAGACAGCCCTCCTTTTTGTGATACCAAAGGTTCAGATAATGACTGCAGTGATCAAGACAGTGAACAT CCATTACCTCCTCCTGATAGACTGGGTAATTCTTCCTTAAAGAGAGCTAGTACAGGAAATGTAAAATTGAACGAGAAAATGGGACAATTAAGGTCAGAAAGTTCAGCCTCTGAAACTGAGGGTCTTGAAAGGGATACCAAGAGACAGAAAATTATTGTCCATAAATCTGGAAAGGACCCCGGTGCACAATTGGCAATAGATGCTCCAAATGACTTTTCTCCAACTGGAAGTATCTGTTCATTTTGCCAATCTTCTAAAACCTCCGAG GTTACTGGACCAATGCTGCATTATGCTAATGGAAACTTAGTTAGTGGAGTTGCAGCAATGAAGCCAAATGTTATTCCTGTGCACAGAAGTTGTATTGACTG GGCACCACAAGTGTACTTTGCTGGTGAAGTGGTTAAGAATCTGAAGGCAGAATTGGCCAGGGGAGCAAAACTTAAATGCAGTAAATGTAATCTAAAGGGAGCAGCTCTTGGTTGCTATGTCAAATCATGCCGAAGAACTTATCATGTTCCTTGTGCTATGGACATCTCAACTTGTCGTTGGGATCAT GAGGACTTTCTTTTGCTCTGTCCCCTCCATTCAAATGTaaaatttccatgtgagaaatCTAGGTCTAAGAAACAGGCAGCTCGGAAGCATCCCAATTTGTCTCACCT GTCATCTCACAACTCAAATACTCATGAAGCTTCACAGGATGATTGTAAAAATATGGTTTTCTGTGGATCTGCTTTATCAAATGAAGAAAAG GTACTTTTGATAGATTATGCAAGCACGATTGGTGCAACTGTGACGAAATTCTGGACCTCAAATGTTACACATGTAATTGCGTCAACTGATGCAAATGGAGCATGCTCAAGGACATTGAAAGTTCTCATGGCCATTCTAAATGGACGATGGGTTCTAAAATTGGATT GGATAAAAGCATGCATGGAAGAGAAAAATCCTGTAGAAGAACAACCATATGAAATTGGTGTTGACAACCAAGGGTGTCAAGGTGGCCCAAGAGCTGGCAGACTTAGGGCATTGGCCAAT GAGCCAAAGCTATTCAGTagcttaaaattttatttttctgggGATTATGTGTCAACTTATAAGGAAGATCTTGAAGAATTGATTGAAGTGGGTGGAGGCACTGTTTTGAGAAGCAAGGAAGAATTGGAAGCCGAAAGACAGGAATGCAAAGTGAATTCTTCGAAGTTGCTGGTTGTTTACAACCTTGATCCCCCACAAGGATGCAAGTTGGGAGAAGAAGTATCAATTCTCTGGCAAAGGCTAAACGACGCAGAGGATTTAGCTGCTAATACTTTACAAGTGATTGGTCACACGTGGATTCTTGAATCAATTGCTGCATGTAAATTGCAGCCTTTTGTTAACTAA
- the LOC137814312 gene encoding BRCA1-associated RING domain protein 1 isoform X2 yields MIPQNLTPVKPSFSIHGCFTSRSSLSNSSALSAASLFNGFSVVVVVVCVGAGSCSLGLFKRPVLLPCNHLFCDSCLADCITAGAGSECAVCDAKYAQTDVRHVTFVENVVAIYRSLEATFCASLFQQRDERVLEPCQAVLNSTSSSIKAGKLPRNLPNVNKVGVVKNLKSKIAVHDRAEELELSHGRGKPNLMLSSHMEMDVNQVTQSAPDSPPFCDTKGSDNDCSDQDSEHPLPPPDRLGNSSLKRASTGNVKLNEKMGQLRSESSASETEGLERDTKRQKIIVHKSGKDPGAQLAIDAPNDFSPTGSICSFCQSSKTSEVTGPMLHYANGNLVSGVAAMKPNVIPVHRSCIDWAPQVYFAGEVVKNLKAELARGAKLKCSKCNLKGAALGCYVKSCRRTYHVPCAMDISTCRWDHEDFLLLCPLHSNVKFPCEKSRSKKQAARKHPNLSHLSSHNSNTHEASQDDCKNMVFCGSALSNEEKVLLIDYASTIGATVTKFWTSNVTHVIASTDANGACSRTLKVLMAILNGRWVLKLDWIKACMEEKNPVEEQPYEIGVDNQGCQGGPRAGRLRALANEPKLFSSLKFYFSGDYVSTYKEDLEELIEVGGGTVLRSKEELEAERQECKVNSSKLLVVYNLDPPQGCKLGEEVSILWQRLNDAEDLAANTLQVIGHTWILESIAACKLQPFVN; encoded by the exons aTGATTCCGCAAAACCTAACGCCGGTAAAACCAAGCTTCTCAATCCATGGATGCTTCACTTCCAGAAGCTCGCTCTCGAACTCAAGTGCCCTCTCTG cAGCTAGTTTGTTTAATGGATTttctgttgttgttgttgttgtctgTGTTGGCGCTGGATCTTGCAGTCTGGGCTTGTTCAAGAGGCCGGTGTTACTGCCTTGCAACCACCTGTTCTGCGA TTCATGCTTAGCTGATTGCATAACGGCTGGGGCTGGTTCTGAATGTGCTGTTTGTGATGCAAAGTATGCTCAAACAG ATGTAAGGCACGTGACTTTTGTGGAGAATGTGGTAGCAATATATAGAAGCTTGGAGGCTACCTTTTGTGCTAGTTTGTTTCAGCAAC GTGATGAGAGGGTTTTGGAGCCATGCCAAGCAGTTCTTAATTCAACTTCTAGTAGTATAAAAGCTGGCAAGCTTCCTCGGAATTTGCCTAATGTGAACAAGGTTGGGGTTGTCAAGAATCTCAAATCCAAGATTGCAGTGCATGATAGAGCTGAAGAGCTTGAGTTGTCTCATGGGAGAGGGAAGCCTAATCTGATGCTATCTTCCCATATGGAAATGGATGTGAATCAAGTGACACAGTCAGCCCCAGACAGCCCTCCTTTTTGTGATACCAAAGGTTCAGATAATGACTGCAGTGATCAAGACAGTGAACAT CCATTACCTCCTCCTGATAGACTGGGTAATTCTTCCTTAAAGAGAGCTAGTACAGGAAATGTAAAATTGAACGAGAAAATGGGACAATTAAGGTCAGAAAGTTCAGCCTCTGAAACTGAGGGTCTTGAAAGGGATACCAAGAGACAGAAAATTATTGTCCATAAATCTGGAAAGGACCCCGGTGCACAATTGGCAATAGATGCTCCAAATGACTTTTCTCCAACTGGAAGTATCTGTTCATTTTGCCAATCTTCTAAAACCTCCGAG GTTACTGGACCAATGCTGCATTATGCTAATGGAAACTTAGTTAGTGGAGTTGCAGCAATGAAGCCAAATGTTATTCCTGTGCACAGAAGTTGTATTGACTG GGCACCACAAGTGTACTTTGCTGGTGAAGTGGTTAAGAATCTGAAGGCAGAATTGGCCAGGGGAGCAAAACTTAAATGCAGTAAATGTAATCTAAAGGGAGCAGCTCTTGGTTGCTATGTCAAATCATGCCGAAGAACTTATCATGTTCCTTGTGCTATGGACATCTCAACTTGTCGTTGGGATCAT GAGGACTTTCTTTTGCTCTGTCCCCTCCATTCAAATGTaaaatttccatgtgagaaatCTAGGTCTAAGAAACAGGCAGCTCGGAAGCATCCCAATTTGTCTCACCT GTCATCTCACAACTCAAATACTCATGAAGCTTCACAGGATGATTGTAAAAATATGGTTTTCTGTGGATCTGCTTTATCAAATGAAGAAAAG GTACTTTTGATAGATTATGCAAGCACGATTGGTGCAACTGTGACGAAATTCTGGACCTCAAATGTTACACATGTAATTGCGTCAACTGATGCAAATGGAGCATGCTCAAGGACATTGAAAGTTCTCATGGCCATTCTAAATGGACGATGGGTTCTAAAATTGGATT GGATAAAAGCATGCATGGAAGAGAAAAATCCTGTAGAAGAACAACCATATGAAATTGGTGTTGACAACCAAGGGTGTCAAGGTGGCCCAAGAGCTGGCAGACTTAGGGCATTGGCCAAT GAGCCAAAGCTATTCAGTagcttaaaattttatttttctgggGATTATGTGTCAACTTATAAGGAAGATCTTGAAGAATTGATTGAAGTGGGTGGAGGCACTGTTTTGAGAAGCAAGGAAGAATTGGAAGCCGAAAGACAGGAATGCAAAGTGAATTCTTCGAAGTTGCTGGTTGTTTACAACCTTGATCCCCCACAAGGATGCAAGTTGGGAGAAGAAGTATCAATTCTCTGGCAAAGGCTAAACGACGCAGAGGATTTAGCTGCTAATACTTTACAAGTGATTGGTCACACGTGGATTCTTGAATCAATTGCTGCATGTAAATTGCAGCCTTTTGTTAACTAA